The following DNA comes from Curtobacterium sp. 9128.
GCGAACGGCATCGGCGCGGGCTTCATCAGCTGGGTGCTCATCAAGGCGCTGTCCGGCCGTGGCCGCGAGGTCTCGTGGCTGCTCTACGTCGTCGCCGCCGGGTTCCTGCTGTACTTCGCGCGCGGCCCGCTGGAGTCGGTGCTCGGCGTCGGCTGACCCGCCGGTCCGTCATGCGAAAGCGACAGTTCCCTGCCAGGATCCGGCGGGGAACTGTCGCTTTCGCGGTCGCGGCGGGTGAGCGGGCCGACCGGGAGGCCGTGAGTCAGCCCGGCTGGTCGGCCGGGGTCGCCTCGTGGTGGCGTCGGCCGTGCGTGCGCCGGTCCTCCTTCATGCCCGCCTCGAACAGGTGGCGGCGGCCGTCGACGAGTTCGTCCCGTGCGGTGCGCTCCAGCTCCTTGGCGAGGGCGTAGTACCCGTCGTCGTAGTCCTCGACGACCTGGAACGTCCACCATCCCGCGATGACGTTCCGACCGACGAGCTCCGTGTCGATGCGGTCCGCCAGGTCGGTGTGCCCGGCCTTCCTGAGCTGTTCGACGGCCTCGCCGAGGTCGAGGTCCGCGCTGCCCGTCAGCCGGTGGAACCCGTAGAGCAGCCCGCGTGCGTGCTCGATCGTCTCGAGCGCTGCCGACAGGGTCCCGAGTGCCTCAACCGTCGCTTCCGACACCCCGTCGGGTACCTGGTGCTGGTCGTCCGGGCCCTGTTCGTCCTCATTCATGCCCTCCCGTGTACACGGGCTCGCCCGCACGGTCGCCGAGACTCGGCGCGGGGCGCTCCATGAGGCGCCATGAGCCACCGAGCAGGGGCGCGAGCGTGACCACGGTGTAGATGCACGCGACGACGCCGAACGTCATGGAGACGCCGATGCCGTCCGCGGCGACCCCGGCGAGCAGACCACCGAGCGGGATCCCCGCCCACGAGCCGGCCCCGAGCAACCCGAAGACCCTGGCGCGCATGTGCACCGGGATCCGCTCGAGCTCGACGGCGCCGAGGATCGGGTTGAGCGCCCCGGCCGCGAGTCCGGACAGGGCGGCAGCCCCGAGGACCCACGGCAGCCCCAGACCGAGCGCGGGGGCGAGCAACGACGGGCCGCCCGCGAGCACGAAGCACACCACGAACGTGATCCGCCGCGGGACCCGGTGCGCGACGTACCCGAACACCAGCGAGCCGAGGAACGCCGCCCCACCGAACGTCCCCGTGACGAAGCCGAGCGACTGCGCGCCGCCGAGTCGTTCGTCCGCGTAGAGCGGCAGCAGGGTCGTGGACCGTGCCGCGTCGAGCAGGTTCGTGACGAGCACCAGCGCGATGATCAGCCGGAAGAACGGGTCCCGCACGCAGAACCGGAAGCCCTCGGCGATGTCACGCCAGTAGCCGGCCGACTCCGGTGCCACGGCCGCGACGTCGGCGACCGGTGTCGGGGCCTCCCGCACCACGAGCGCCGTCAGCAGTGCGGCGGCGCCGAACACGAGCGCCGTGCAGGCGAGCGCCGCCATCGGGCCGAGTGCCGCGACCAAGACCCCACCGACCGGTGCGCCGACCAGCACGGACAGACGCGCAGAGGCCTCGAAGTGCCCGACGGCCCGTTCGAGCGGCACACCCGCCGCCGTCGCGAGCCCCGGGAGGAGCACCCGCCGGGCCGACTCCCCCGGCATGTCGAAGAGCCCGCTGACGAAAACCAGCGCCAGCAGGGCCCAGAACG
Coding sequences within:
- a CDS encoding MFS transporter — its product is MAAHLSPRGRLRALLAVQVVSRVGNVVTTVAVPFAVLARGGSATDVGITAFMATVPIVLGGPFGGALVERVGFVRSSAWSDVISGATLLAMPVLAWTVGLPFWALLALVFVSGLFDMPGESARRVLLPGLATAAGVPLERAVGHFEASARLSVLVGAPVGGVLVAALGPMAALACTALVFGAAALLTALVVREAPTPVADVAAVAPESAGYWRDIAEGFRFCVRDPFFRLIIALVLVTNLLDAARSTTLLPLYADERLGGAQSLGFVTGTFGGAAFLGSLVFGYVAHRVPRRITFVVCFVLAGGPSLLAPALGLGLPWVLGAAALSGLAAGALNPILGAVELERIPVHMRARVFGLLGAGSWAGIPLGGLLAGVAADGIGVSMTFGVVACIYTVVTLAPLLGGSWRLMERPAPSLGDRAGEPVYTGGHE